A window of Gambusia affinis linkage group LG03, SWU_Gaff_1.0, whole genome shotgun sequence contains these coding sequences:
- the sftpbb gene encoding surfactant protein Bb, with the protein MSASGFVLLVLAASLCSGDSRFIFDSLTGQKPLTQGVCPECSQIIQLSANMVFSRDTKVTVFTALHGLCRRLPEEQASKCESQVKIHLPKILQHTSSQWKPEEICEVFGLCATHKDRELQLHHVPSKDTSSSALGSEVHDVFNPVCTLCLMVIKKLETMLPKNMTEETLQKLMEEVCDLLPSSYEDQCNDLVDKYGAEIIEFLLSSAAPHTICSLLHLCLFETQPAAEVDLISDCDSCQTLAALSRLHLGLNATEPQTSAFLQSVCAIHPKAIPKCDAFTRIHGPQLQKVLGNQKDVPHVCEKAGLCISSKKLEPLGSNPCTWGPNYWCKNINTAQECGNQVFCEKYRWKKN; encoded by the exons ATGTCTGCTTCGGGGTTCGTGCTGCTGGTGCTGGCTGCGTCTCTGTGTTCCG GAGACTCCAGATTTATCTTCGATTCTTTGACTGGACAAAAACCTCTG ACACAGGGTGTGTGTCCAGAATGCAGTCAGATCATCCAGCTGTCCGCCAACATGGTTTTCAGCAGAGACACCAAG GTGACTGTATTTACTGCCTTGCATGGTTTGTGCCGCCGCCTCCCTGAAGAACAGGCTTCAAAATGTGAGTCACAGGTGAAAATCCATCTGCCTAAGATCCTGCAGCACACATCCAGTCAGTGG AAGCCTGAGGAGATCTGTGAGGTTTTTGGACTTTGCGCCACCCACAAGGACAGAGAATTGCAGCTTCATCATGTCCCCAGTAAAGACACGTCCAGCTCTGCACTTGGCTCTGAAGTCCAT GATGTATTCAACCCAGTTTGCACCTTGTGTTTGATGGTTATCAAGAAGCTGGAGACAATGTTGCCTAAAAATATGACTGAG GAAACTTTGCAGAAGCTCATGGAAGAGGTCTGTGATCTGTTACCGTCCAGCTATGAGGACCAATGTAATGATCTTGTGGACAAATACGGAGCGGAGATCATTGAGTTCCTTTTATCTTCGGCTGCACCACACACCATCTGCTCTCTGTTGCACCTTTGCTTGTTTGAGACGCAGCCGGCTGCAG AAGTGGACCTGATCTCTGACTGTGACTCCTGCCAAACGCTGGCTGCTCTGAGCCGTCTGCACCTGGGGCTGAACGCCACCGAGCCTCAGACGTCTGCTTTCCTCCAGTCTGTGTGTGCTATCCACCCCAAAGCCATTCCTAAG TGTGATGCTTTCACCAGAATCCATGGGCCTCAGCTGCAGAAGGTTTTGGGAAACCAAAAGGACGTTCCTCATGTTTGCGAA aAAGCTGGTCTGTGCATTTCATCAAAGAAGCTGGAGCCACTGGGAAGTAATCCTTGTACTTGGGGACCAAATTACTggtgcaaaaacataaacactgcTCAAGAGTGTGGG AACCAGGTCTTCTGTGAGAAATACAGGTGGAAGAAGAATTAG
- the lg03h2orf68 gene encoding UPF0561 protein C2orf68 homolog isoform X1, with amino-acid sequence MDILRDEGVHELKYKPGGRLDMNHGFLHHIRRNQIARDDYDKEVKQAKELQRRRHTTTPRKPRRPDIQVYHPRQRQPETGVDPDEWNESGSSTETEIHKTELFWLDYQEDSGVITSFLVHKEDKPEKVVERVSEKNVLDAAMRAALEVRIRKEIEKRQDNR; translated from the exons ATGGATATTTTAAGAGACGAAGGAGTGCATGAGTTGAAATACAAACCCGGTGGTCGTTTGGACATGAACCACGGCTTCCTTCACCATATCCGCAGGAACCAAATTGCTAG agaTGACTATGATAAAGAAGTAAAGCAGGCTAAAGAGCTTCAGCGGCGGAGGCACACAACAACCCCTAGAAAACCTCGTCGACCTGACATCCAGGTGTACCATCCGAGACAAAGGC AACCAGAAACTGGTGTTGATCCCGACGAGTGGAACGAGAGTGGGTCGAGCACAGAGACTGAAATCCACAAGACAGAACTCTTCTGGCTCGACTATCAGGAGGACTCTGGAGTCATCACCTCTTTCTTGGTGCACAAG GAGGATAAGCCTGAGAAGGTGGTGGAGCGTGTTTCAGAGAAGAACGTCTTGGATGCTGCAATGAGAGCAGCTTTGGAGGTTCGAATTCGaaaggaaattgaaaaaagacaagacaaccGGTGA
- the usp39 gene encoding U4/U6.U5 tri-snRNP-associated protein 2 isoform X2 codes for MSKRPPVAAKRGRGRVGEDRRSRHCPYLDTINRSVLDFDFEKLCSISLSHINVYACLVCGKYFQGRGQKSHAYTHSVQFSHHVFLNLHTLKFYCLPDNYEIIDSSLEDITYVLKPTFTKQHIAALDKHGKLYRAYDGTTYLPGIVGLNNIKANDYANAVLQAFSNVPPLRNYFLEEENYKGIRRPPGDIMFLLVQRFGELMRKLWNPRNFKAHVSPHEMLQAVVLCSKKTFQITKQGDAVDFMTWFLNALHGALGGTKKKSSIISKVFQGSMRIFSKKLPHPDLLPEEKEVLLLTEEYQEQMSESTFLFLTLDLPTAPLYKDEKEQLIIPQVPLFNILGKFNGNTEKEYKTYKENFLKRFQLTKLPPYLIFCIKRFTKNNFFVEKNPTIVNFPITNVDLSEYLTEEAQATEKNTSYDLVANIVHDGKPTEGSYRIHVLHHGTGKWYEMQDLQVIDILPQMITLSEAYIQIWKRQESSDTNNHRGV; via the exons ATGTCCAAACGACCACCGG TTGCTGCCAAAAGAGGCCGAGGACGTGTAGGAGAAGACCGTAGAAGCCGCCACTGTCCTTATCTTGACACCATAAACAG GAGTGTGCTGGATTTTGACTTCGAGAAGCTCTGCTCTATCTCTCTTTCACACATCAACGTGTATGCTTGCCTCGTATGTGGGAAATACTTTCAAG GCAGAGGTCAGAAGTCTCATGCATATACCCATAGTGTGCAGTTTAGCCATCACGTGTTCCTCAACCTGCATACCCTCAAATTCTACTGTCTGCCAGATAACTATGAGATCATTGACTCTTCGCTAGAGGACATTACG TATGTACTGAAACCAACTTTCACCAAGCAGCACATTGCGGCATTGGACAAGCATGGTAAGCTGTACAGAGCCTACGATGGAACGACTTACCTGCCAGGTATCGTGGGGCTCAACAACATCAAAGCCAATGACTACGCCAACGCGGTGCTACAG GCTTTTTCAAATGTTCCACCTTTGCGAAACTACTTCCTGGAGGAGGAAAACTACAAGGGAATCCGCAGACCACCAGGGGACATCATGTTTCTCCTGGTCCAGAGGTTTGGGGAGCTGATGCGCAAACTTTGGAATCCAAGAAACTTTAAGGCGCACGTGTCCCCACATGAGATGCTGCAGGCCGTGGTGCTGTGcagcaagaaaacatttcaaattactAAACAGG GTGATGCTGTAGATTTCATGACGTGGTTCTTGAATGCCCTGCATGGAGCTCTTGGAGGCACAAAGAAGAAGTCAT CAATCATCTCAAAAGTTTTTCAAGGCTCCATGCGAATCTTCTCTAAGAAACTTCCCCACCCAGATTTG CTACCTGAAGAAAAAGAGGTGCTGCTTCTCACAGAGGAGTACCAGGAGCAGATGTCAGAGTCCACCTTCCTGTTCCTGACCCTTGACCTCCCTACAGCTCCTCTCTATAAAGATGAAAAGGAGCAGCTGATTATCCCTCAGGTTCCTCTCTTCAACATCCTTGGCAAATTCAATGGCAATACTGAAAAG GAATACAAAACCTACAAAGAGAATTTCCTCAAACGGTTCCAGCTGACCAAGTTACCACCTTACCTCATCTTTTGCATCAAAAGATTCACCAAGAACAActtctttgtggaaaaaaacccaacaattgTCAACTTCCCAATCAC CAACGTGGACCTTTCTGAGTACCTCACAGAGGAAGCTCAAGCTACAGAGAAGAATACTTCCTATGACCTTGTTGCAAACATTGTGCATGATGGAAAACCAACTGAAGGGTCCTACAGAATACATGTCCTGCATCAT GGGACGGGGAAGTGGTATGAGATGCAAGACCTGCAGGTGATCGACATTCTCCCCCAGATGATCACATTGTCAGAGGCCTACATCCAG atttggaaaagacaagagagcAGTGACACAAACAACCACAGAGGAGTGTAA
- the usp39 gene encoding U4/U6.U5 tri-snRNP-associated protein 2 isoform X1: MSKRPPDSRITYEMISLKRERDNEEDDDDHEDGVAAKRGRGRVGEDRRSRHCPYLDTINRSVLDFDFEKLCSISLSHINVYACLVCGKYFQGRGQKSHAYTHSVQFSHHVFLNLHTLKFYCLPDNYEIIDSSLEDITYVLKPTFTKQHIAALDKHGKLYRAYDGTTYLPGIVGLNNIKANDYANAVLQAFSNVPPLRNYFLEEENYKGIRRPPGDIMFLLVQRFGELMRKLWNPRNFKAHVSPHEMLQAVVLCSKKTFQITKQGDAVDFMTWFLNALHGALGGTKKKSSIISKVFQGSMRIFSKKLPHPDLLPEEKEVLLLTEEYQEQMSESTFLFLTLDLPTAPLYKDEKEQLIIPQVPLFNILGKFNGNTEKEYKTYKENFLKRFQLTKLPPYLIFCIKRFTKNNFFVEKNPTIVNFPITNVDLSEYLTEEAQATEKNTSYDLVANIVHDGKPTEGSYRIHVLHHGTGKWYEMQDLQVIDILPQMITLSEAYIQIWKRQESSDTNNHRGV, from the exons ATGTCCAAACGACCACCGG ACAGCAGAATAACGTATGAGATGATTTCTTTGAAGCGCGAGAGAGATAATGAGGAGGATGACGATGATCACGAAGACGGGG TTGCTGCCAAAAGAGGCCGAGGACGTGTAGGAGAAGACCGTAGAAGCCGCCACTGTCCTTATCTTGACACCATAAACAG GAGTGTGCTGGATTTTGACTTCGAGAAGCTCTGCTCTATCTCTCTTTCACACATCAACGTGTATGCTTGCCTCGTATGTGGGAAATACTTTCAAG GCAGAGGTCAGAAGTCTCATGCATATACCCATAGTGTGCAGTTTAGCCATCACGTGTTCCTCAACCTGCATACCCTCAAATTCTACTGTCTGCCAGATAACTATGAGATCATTGACTCTTCGCTAGAGGACATTACG TATGTACTGAAACCAACTTTCACCAAGCAGCACATTGCGGCATTGGACAAGCATGGTAAGCTGTACAGAGCCTACGATGGAACGACTTACCTGCCAGGTATCGTGGGGCTCAACAACATCAAAGCCAATGACTACGCCAACGCGGTGCTACAG GCTTTTTCAAATGTTCCACCTTTGCGAAACTACTTCCTGGAGGAGGAAAACTACAAGGGAATCCGCAGACCACCAGGGGACATCATGTTTCTCCTGGTCCAGAGGTTTGGGGAGCTGATGCGCAAACTTTGGAATCCAAGAAACTTTAAGGCGCACGTGTCCCCACATGAGATGCTGCAGGCCGTGGTGCTGTGcagcaagaaaacatttcaaattactAAACAGG GTGATGCTGTAGATTTCATGACGTGGTTCTTGAATGCCCTGCATGGAGCTCTTGGAGGCACAAAGAAGAAGTCAT CAATCATCTCAAAAGTTTTTCAAGGCTCCATGCGAATCTTCTCTAAGAAACTTCCCCACCCAGATTTG CTACCTGAAGAAAAAGAGGTGCTGCTTCTCACAGAGGAGTACCAGGAGCAGATGTCAGAGTCCACCTTCCTGTTCCTGACCCTTGACCTCCCTACAGCTCCTCTCTATAAAGATGAAAAGGAGCAGCTGATTATCCCTCAGGTTCCTCTCTTCAACATCCTTGGCAAATTCAATGGCAATACTGAAAAG GAATACAAAACCTACAAAGAGAATTTCCTCAAACGGTTCCAGCTGACCAAGTTACCACCTTACCTCATCTTTTGCATCAAAAGATTCACCAAGAACAActtctttgtggaaaaaaacccaacaattgTCAACTTCCCAATCAC CAACGTGGACCTTTCTGAGTACCTCACAGAGGAAGCTCAAGCTACAGAGAAGAATACTTCCTATGACCTTGTTGCAAACATTGTGCATGATGGAAAACCAACTGAAGGGTCCTACAGAATACATGTCCTGCATCAT GGGACGGGGAAGTGGTATGAGATGCAAGACCTGCAGGTGATCGACATTCTCCCCCAGATGATCACATTGTCAGAGGCCTACATCCAG atttggaaaagacaagagagcAGTGACACAAACAACCACAGAGGAGTGTAA
- the LOC122828331 gene encoding eosinophil peroxidase-like: MNKFVCLLAVGLTLALQCQVDAKRHLSYSFIEKCVNKAKNNVDGAYTYSRQVSLDRVRRNAASPADILRLLKQPNGPSREAVRAADYMANTLHVIDHYLSKRHKRSINATDLISEGDLNVIARLTGCAAQVRNIHCQDLPNLNNYRTANSVCNNIKNPRWGASNIPFLRWLPAEYEDRISSPKGWTRDLKVNNYLLPLVRQVSNNILSYKSEVINDPLYTHLVTIFGQWTDHDLTFTPHSPSIMSFNDGIDCEKTCGNTEPCFPIEFPSNDSRIRSHSEKCMPFSRSAPACGSGKTGYIFGSSTVRQQMNTLTAFIDVGQVYGSDDVKARNLRNLTNEQGLLKVNRDHKDNGRDLLPFTTMAANMCATRQRMTSDNSAEEVLCFFAGDDRSNENIGLASLHTLMMREHNRLARALAQLNPTWNGERLYQEARKIMGGYMQVITYRDYLLHIVGPEAISKKLSTYPGYDEKIDPSIANVFATAAYRFAHLMVQPFIFRLDENYQDHPKYPTQLIHRTMFAPWRIVFEGGLDPILRGLIGRPAKLNTQDRMLTDELRDRLFNFSVALALDLGSLNLQRGRDHGLPGYNRWREFCGLSQPRNLNELAQVLNNTVLAKNLLDLYGTPSNIDPWLAGVAEPFVRGGRVGPLFACLISTQFQKIREGDRFWWENKGVFTEAQRLALRDTSLARIICDNTGITEVPEKPFQYRPRGSGYTRCNAIPAFDLSPWKEGAEGPEKPQPPTGASGQAGPPGPPGPRGLPGPPGPPGPSGAAEHVAFSVRLGNNYPNPGSPIAFHDVIYNGQNSYDPKTGFFTCEHPGVYEFEFHCTIYNSEGSLDLIRNGALVLHSFTTRQSGYITASGSTFIKLAKGDRVWLVANSGGNGLTSDSFLSGHLLFTD, from the exons atGAATAAGTTTGTCTGCCTATTGGCTGTTGGTCTAACCCTTGCCTTGCAATGCCAAGTGGATGCCA AACGCCATTTGAGCTACAGTTTCATCgaaaaatgtgtgaataagGCTAAAAACAATGTGGATGGAGCCTATACATACTCCCGTCAAGT GAGCCTTGACCGGGTGAGGAGAAATGCAGCAAGCCCTGCAGACATCCTGAGACTCCTGAAGCAGCCCAATGGACCATCCAGAGAGGCGGTACGTGCTGCAGACTACATGGCCAACACTCTGCACGTGATTGACCACTACCTGTCCAAACGTCACAAACGCTCCATCAATGCCACAG ATCTTATCTCTGAGGGTGATCTGAACGTGATCGCCAGACTGACAGGCTGCGCTGCTCAAGTCAGAAATATTCACTGCCAGGATCTTCCCAATCTCAACAACTATCGCACAGCAAACAGCGTCTGCAACAACAT TAAAAACCCTCGCTGGGGTGCCTCCAACATCCCATTCCTCCGCTGGCTGCCTGCTGAGTATGAAGATCGCATCAGTTCTCCTAAAGGCTGGACTCGTGACTTGAAAGTCAACAATTACCTTCTTCCCTTA GTGAGACAAGTGTCCAACAATATTTTGTCATATAAGTCTGAAGTGATCAATGACCCCCTCTACACCCACCTGGTGACAATCTTTGGCCAGTGGACAGACCATGACCTCACTTTCACCCCTCACTCTCCCTCCATCATGTCATTTAATGATGGCATTGATTGTGAAAAGACCTGTGGCAACACAGAACCATGCTTCCCCATAGAG TTTCCCTCAAATGACTCTCGCATTCGGAGTCACTCTGAAAAGTGCATGCCATTCTCCCGCTCTGCGCCAGCTTGTGGTTCTGGTAAAACTGGATACATCTTTGGATCATCCACTGTCCGCCAGCAGATGAACACTCTGACGGCCTTCATTGATGTGGGCCAGGTCTATGGTTCTGATGACGTCAAAGCTCGCAATCTCCGAAACCTTACTAATGAGCAAGGATTGTTGAAGGTGAATAGAGACCATAAAGACAACGGCCGTGACCTCCTGCCATTCACCACCATGGCGGCCAACATGTGTGCCACAAGGCAACGCATGACCAGTGATAACAGTGCTGAGGAAGTGCTGTGCTTCTTTGCTG GCGACGACCGTTCCAACGAAAACATCGGACTGGCTTCTTTGCACACTCTGATGATGAGAGAGCACAATCGCTTGGCCCGTGCTCTTGCTCAGCTCAACCCAACGTGGAACGGAGAGAGACTCTACCAGGAAGCCCGCAAGATTATGGGAGGATACATGCAG GTTATCACTTACAGGGACTATCTCCTTCACATTGTTGGACCGGAGGCCATATCAAAGAAGTTGTCCACATATCCTGGTTATGATGAAAAGATTGATCCCAGCATTGCCAACGTGTTTGCCACAGCTGCCTACCGATTCGCTCATCTGATGGTTCAGCCCTTCATTTTCCGTCTTGATGAGAATTACCAGGATCATCCAAAATACCCCACCCAGCTGATTCACAGAACCATGTTTGCCCCTTGGAGGATCGTCTTTGAAG GTGGATTGGACCCAATCTTGAGAGGGTTGATTGGTCGTCCGGCCAAGCTGAACACTCAGGACCGCATGCTGACTGACGAGCTGAGGGACAGGCTGTTTAACTTCTCTGTAGCCCTGGCTCTGGATCTCGGATCTCTTAacctgcagagaggaagagaccATGGACTCCCtg GCTACAACAGATGGCGAGAGTTTTGTGGCCTGTCACAGCCAAGGAATCTAAATGAGTTAGCTCAGGTTCTCAACAACACTGTCTTGGCCAAAAACCTGCTGGATCTGTACGGTACACCTAGCAACATTGATCCATGGCTGGCAGGAGTGGCTGAGCCATTTGTCCGTGGAGGAAGAGTGGGACCTCTGTTTGCCTGCCTGATTTCCACTCAGTTCCAGAAAATCCGTGAGGGAGACAG GTTTTGGTGGGAGAACAAAGGTGTCTTCACGGAGGCTCAGAGGCTGGCACTTAGGGACACGTCTCTTGCCAGAATCATCTGTGACAACACTGGGATCACTGAAGTTCCTGAGAAACCTTTCCAGTACCGACCTCGAGGCTCTGGATACACCCGGTGTAACGCCATCCCTGCATTTGATCTCAGTCCATGGAAAGAGGGTG ctgAAGGTCCAGAAAAGCCACAACCACCAACAG GAGCTTCAG GTCAAGCTGGACCCCCTGGACCACCAG GACCAAGAGGTCTCCCAGGACCACCTGGACCTCCCGGACCTTCAGGCGCAGCAGAGCATGTAGCTTTCTCTGTGCGCCTTGGTAACAACTACCCCAATCCTGGTAGCCCCATTGCCTTCCATGATGTCATCTACAACGGACAGAACAGCTATGACCCCAAGACCGGCTTTTTCACCTGTGAGCACCCAGGCGTCTATGAGTTTGAGTTCCACTGCACCATCTACAACAGTGAAGGCAGCTTGGATCTGATCCGCAATGGGGCCCTGGTTCTGCACTCATTCACCACCCGCCAGAGCGGCTACATCACAGCCAGTGGCAGTACCTTCATCAAGCTTGCGAAGGGAGACAGGGTGTGGCTGGTGGCTAACAGTGGCGGCAACGGACTGACCAGTGACAGCTTCCTCTCTGGTCATCTGCTGTTCACCGATTAG
- the lg03h2orf68 gene encoding UPF0561 protein C2orf68 homolog isoform X2 — translation MLNPCRDDYDKEVKQAKELQRRRHTTTPRKPRRPDIQVYHPRQRQPETGVDPDEWNESGSSTETEIHKTELFWLDYQEDSGVITSFLVHKEDKPEKVVERVSEKNVLDAAMRAALEVRIRKEIEKRQDNR, via the exons ATGCTCAATCCCTGCAG agaTGACTATGATAAAGAAGTAAAGCAGGCTAAAGAGCTTCAGCGGCGGAGGCACACAACAACCCCTAGAAAACCTCGTCGACCTGACATCCAGGTGTACCATCCGAGACAAAGGC AACCAGAAACTGGTGTTGATCCCGACGAGTGGAACGAGAGTGGGTCGAGCACAGAGACTGAAATCCACAAGACAGAACTCTTCTGGCTCGACTATCAGGAGGACTCTGGAGTCATCACCTCTTTCTTGGTGCACAAG GAGGATAAGCCTGAGAAGGTGGTGGAGCGTGTTTCAGAGAAGAACGTCTTGGATGCTGCAATGAGAGCAGCTTTGGAGGTTCGAATTCGaaaggaaattgaaaaaagacaagacaaccGGTGA